The Pseudomonas azotoformans genome has a segment encoding these proteins:
- a CDS encoding glycosyltransferase: protein MRIALLAPLPPEKNGIADYANHFRTALEQLGVTVLTPLAGVAGNSEAIRHAIAAFDWQSVDLVHAELGGGRLGEFLALRELRKAYPQLPLTATVHDPERIVWRREHLPFPLNLMERLPSPLPQAAVVLADPLTLREERQVAKGLTRLVTLTRLGADCLTERMQLPAGKVAVINHANLAIAPAPLPTLDTLRLLYFGFIYRGKGIEDLVQALADVFKQAPELRDRVRLTLAGGTAAEMAFGAGGNYLEQLNAQIAALGLTDAIDWRLNLPADEIAQTIQAHHVMVLPYRESKKLGLLGRQRGTSGALSWATACGRGAITSDARAFAEEVASGNGAIYPEGDVPALGEQLLRLARTPLLARDWAERAGEIGRERLWPLTAQKFKQLFEQAISGAPYGA, encoded by the coding sequence ATGCGTATCGCCCTGCTCGCGCCCTTGCCGCCGGAAAAGAACGGGATCGCCGACTACGCGAACCATTTCCGCACGGCACTGGAACAACTCGGCGTGACGGTGCTGACACCGTTGGCCGGGGTGGCGGGCAATTCCGAGGCGATCCGGCACGCCATCGCGGCGTTCGACTGGCAGTCCGTCGACCTGGTGCACGCCGAGTTGGGCGGTGGGCGGCTGGGGGAATTCCTGGCCTTGCGTGAACTGCGCAAGGCTTACCCGCAGCTGCCGTTGACCGCCACCGTGCATGACCCGGAGCGCATCGTGTGGCGGCGTGAACACCTGCCCTTCCCCTTGAACCTGATGGAACGTTTGCCGAGCCCGTTGCCCCAGGCGGCAGTGGTGCTGGCCGACCCGCTGACCCTGCGCGAAGAACGCCAAGTCGCCAAGGGGCTGACCCGGCTGGTGACCCTCACCCGCCTGGGCGCCGACTGCTTGACCGAGCGCATGCAACTGCCGGCCGGCAAAGTCGCGGTGATCAACCACGCCAACCTGGCAATTGCACCGGCGCCTCTACCGACACTGGACACCCTGCGGCTGCTGTATTTCGGCTTTATCTACCGTGGCAAAGGCATCGAAGATCTGGTGCAAGCCTTGGCGGATGTGTTCAAGCAAGCCCCCGAATTGCGCGACCGCGTGCGCCTGACCCTGGCCGGCGGCACGGCCGCCGAAATGGCGTTTGGCGCGGGCGGCAATTACCTGGAACAGTTGAACGCACAGATCGCGGCACTGGGCCTGACCGACGCCATCGACTGGCGCCTGAACCTGCCGGCCGATGAGATCGCCCAGACCATCCAGGCCCACCATGTGATGGTGCTGCCCTACCGTGAATCGAAAAAACTCGGCCTGCTCGGGCGCCAGCGCGGCACCAGTGGCGCGTTGTCCTGGGCCACCGCCTGCGGGCGTGGCGCGATCACCTCCGACGCGCGCGCGTTTGCCGAAGAAGTCGCCAGCGGCAACGGCGCGATCTACCCCGAAGGCGATGTGCCCGCACTGGGCGAACAACTGCTGCGCCTGGCGCGCACGCCACTGCTGGCAAGGGATTGGGCCGAGCGTGCCGGGGAAATCGGTCGCGAACGCCTGTGGCCGTTGACCGCGCAGAAATTCAAACAACTCTTCGAGCAGGCCATCAGCGGAGCCCCTTATGGCGCGTAA
- a CDS encoding GumC family protein — translation MIEIRSFRDLLRLFFIFRHEFKLAAIAALVIILLGAFLLPAKYESTARLLVKPGRDSTLPIEISNRQALVMPSTQRDPIVDEERLLTGRPIVRAVAEHYLEVIENAPPPEGFWKRTKYYVKSGVGAVFDGVRVVMETVGIVEKTTPVERLAAGLEKNFEVSHAAGSTVMDITFKWSDPEIAQAVVKDWVETYINERTEALGRKSLYAFYEGQVANSATEIKSYKEQILTHLNEIGAASITDRLEDLSERINVLRGETFNTTRLIASSDSAIASTRTQLKGQPKEVTTVRQIALNPQQQDLRRLLNQKLLEKADMMRTYTDNAPPVKALDASIRAMQVQVNSEASTVQASENRAPNTLEIHLQRVLLDETSNNLALRTQLVQQQKQLVNLEAQRKEALEIEPELARLSRELNTTERNYALYVDNLEKSRIDRELDNSQISNIAVIEEATLNPGRIFPKTLVMLVLAIPFAIVVGLLVIYLCYLLDQRIHDGGLVERKFGLPLWTTLPELDTSTAQSTNAFNASIYRLYSLLQPDRIAEQGLTLGLTSARHGEGVTFVVEQLRQLLHENGVNVRVGGLEAAAPGEVVLLDASALLDNREAFVNLRRADLIGLVVEARKSTVPVVEHALSILNTAFGKVDGIIINRRKFEVPGKVLHTIGKYRGAF, via the coding sequence ATGATCGAGATCCGTTCTTTTCGTGATCTTCTGCGCTTGTTCTTCATCTTCCGGCACGAGTTCAAACTCGCGGCGATTGCCGCGCTGGTGATCATCCTGCTGGGGGCGTTCCTGCTGCCGGCCAAGTACGAATCCACCGCGCGGCTGTTGGTGAAACCGGGGCGTGATTCGACCTTGCCCATCGAGATCAGCAACCGCCAGGCGCTGGTGATGCCCAGCACCCAGCGTGACCCGATTGTCGACGAGGAGCGCCTGCTCACCGGCCGGCCCATCGTTCGTGCGGTGGCCGAGCATTACCTGGAAGTGATCGAAAACGCGCCGCCGCCGGAGGGCTTCTGGAAGCGCACCAAGTACTACGTCAAGAGCGGCGTGGGGGCAGTGTTCGACGGCGTGCGCGTGGTCATGGAAACCGTGGGTATCGTTGAGAAAACCACCCCGGTCGAACGCCTGGCCGCCGGCCTGGAGAAGAACTTCGAAGTGAGCCACGCCGCCGGTTCCACGGTGATGGACATCACGTTCAAGTGGAGCGACCCGGAAATCGCCCAGGCGGTGGTCAAGGATTGGGTCGAGACCTACATCAACGAGCGCACCGAGGCCTTGGGCCGCAAGAGCCTGTATGCCTTTTATGAAGGCCAGGTGGCCAACAGCGCGACCGAGATCAAGAGCTACAAGGAACAGATCCTCACCCACTTGAACGAGATCGGCGCGGCGAGCATCACCGACCGCCTGGAAGACTTGTCCGAGCGCATCAACGTGCTGCGTGGCGAGACCTTCAATACCACGCGGCTGATCGCGTCCTCCGACAGCGCCATTGCGAGCACGCGCACCCAGCTCAAGGGCCAGCCCAAGGAAGTCACCACGGTCCGCCAGATCGCACTGAACCCGCAGCAGCAGGATTTGCGTCGCCTGCTCAACCAGAAGCTGCTGGAAAAGGCCGACATGATGCGCACCTACACCGACAACGCGCCGCCGGTCAAAGCCCTGGACGCGTCGATTCGGGCGATGCAGGTGCAGGTCAACAGCGAGGCCAGCACCGTGCAAGCCTCGGAGAACCGTGCGCCGAACACCCTGGAAATCCACTTGCAGCGCGTGTTGCTGGATGAAACCAGCAACAACCTGGCGCTGCGCACCCAACTGGTTCAACAGCAGAAACAACTGGTGAACCTGGAAGCGCAACGCAAAGAGGCCCTGGAGATTGAACCGGAGCTGGCCCGCCTCTCCCGCGAGCTGAACACCACCGAGCGCAACTACGCGCTGTACGTGGATAACCTGGAAAAATCGCGCATCGACCGCGAGCTGGACAACAGCCAGATCAGCAACATCGCGGTGATCGAAGAAGCCACCCTGAACCCGGGCCGCATCTTCCCGAAAACCCTGGTGATGCTGGTGTTGGCGATCCCGTTTGCCATCGTGGTCGGCCTGCTGGTGATCTACCTGTGCTACCTGCTCGACCAGCGCATTCACGACGGTGGCCTGGTGGAACGCAAATTCGGCCTGCCCCTGTGGACCACCCTGCCGGAGCTGGACACCTCCACCGCGCAAAGTACCAACGCGTTCAATGCGAGCATCTACCGCTTGTACAGCCTGCTGCAGCCCGACCGCATTGCCGAACAAGGCCTGACCCTGGGCCTGACCTCGGCGCGCCACGGCGAAGGGGTGACCTTTGTGGTGGAGCAACTGCGCCAGTTGCTGCATGAAAACGGTGTCAATGTGCGGGTCGGCGGGCTGGAAGCCGCAGCGCCGGGTGAAGTGGTGCTGCTCGACGCCTCGGCCCTGCTGGACAACCGCGAGGCGTTCGTCAACCTGCGCCGCGCCGACCTGATCGGCCTGGTGGTGGAAGCGCGCAAAAGTACCGTGCCAGTGGTGGAACATGCGCTGTCGATCCTCAACACCGCGTTTGGCAAGGTGGACGGCATCATCATCAACCGTCGCAAGTTCGAAGTGCCGGGCAAAGTGCTGCACACCATCGGCAAATACCGGGGAGCGTTCTGA
- a CDS encoding polysaccharide biosynthesis/export family protein, protein MKRTLLVVAMMALAACNTPARIVPPDGKTVEEGKRALEQLAQLPPAVERIRIGDQLRIVRDAGEMPTLSAFNVSTIYELTLYTVQTDGKINYPFLGPVQVAGRQPSELATELTGKLAPIYREPRVTVNINQAPGSSIIVGGAVNNPTAVQLGTANTLEQAILGAGGVSAAGNASMVALLREDAQGAYRAYFLDFSQLLKTGPNGRKPVRLQRGDVVFVPKSNVGERIQGVDTYMNQLIPFTKSIGVGYNYTRTSGGNN, encoded by the coding sequence ATGAAACGAACCCTGCTCGTCGTGGCCATGATGGCCCTGGCCGCCTGCAATACGCCGGCACGCATCGTCCCGCCCGACGGCAAGACCGTCGAGGAAGGCAAACGCGCCCTCGAGCAGCTTGCCCAGCTGCCGCCGGCGGTGGAACGCATCCGCATCGGCGACCAGTTGCGCATCGTGCGCGATGCCGGCGAAATGCCGACGCTGTCGGCGTTCAACGTCAGCACCATTTATGAGCTGACGCTGTACACGGTGCAGACCGACGGCAAGATCAACTACCCGTTCCTGGGGCCGGTGCAGGTCGCCGGTCGCCAGCCTTCGGAACTGGCCACGGAGTTGACCGGCAAACTCGCACCCATCTACCGCGAACCGCGCGTGACGGTGAACATCAACCAGGCGCCGGGCAGCTCGATCATCGTCGGCGGCGCGGTGAATAACCCGACGGCGGTGCAGCTCGGCACGGCCAACACCCTGGAGCAGGCCATCCTCGGTGCCGGCGGGGTCAGCGCGGCGGGCAACGCGAGCATGGTCGCCCTGCTGCGCGAAGACGCCCAGGGCGCGTATCGCGCGTACTTCCTGGACTTCAGCCAACTGCTCAAGACCGGCCCCAACGGCCGCAAACCCGTGCGCCTGCAACGCGGCGATGTGGTGTTCGTGCCCAAATCCAACGTGGGCGAGCGCATCCAAGGGGTGGATACCTACATGAACCAACTGATCCCGTTCACCAAGTCCATTGGGGTGGGCTACAACTACACCCGAACCAGCGGCGGCAATAACTAA
- a CDS encoding glycosyltransferase family 2 protein, protein MRTSLIIPTRNASSHLARLLPALRMQTLQPDEMLVVDSASSDDTVARFREFGARVEVIDARDFNHGGTRRWASQQVGGDALIVMTQDAIPATPETFANLLAELQEDPLNGVAYGRQLPHPDAGVLGAQSRHFNYPEQSRSKSLADAPELGIKTCFSSDSFSVYRRSVLEAVGGFPADVIGSEDAFVAARMLLEGYKVRYAATARVHHSHDYKLMDEFHRYFDIGVFYGREPWIKQAFGDAGGEGKRYVLAELAALRKAGALHRVPEVLVRSAFKLLGYRLGHLERRLPLALKRRISMFPGYWR, encoded by the coding sequence ATGCGTACGTCTCTGATCATCCCGACCCGTAACGCCTCCAGCCACCTGGCACGCCTGCTGCCGGCGCTGCGCATGCAAACCCTGCAACCTGACGAAATGCTGGTGGTGGACAGCGCCTCCAGCGATGACACCGTGGCGCGCTTTCGCGAGTTCGGCGCACGGGTCGAGGTGATCGACGCGCGTGATTTCAACCATGGCGGCACCCGGCGCTGGGCTAGCCAACAGGTGGGCGGCGATGCACTGATCGTCATGACCCAGGACGCGATTCCCGCCACCCCCGAGACCTTCGCCAACCTGCTCGCCGAATTGCAGGAGGACCCGCTCAACGGCGTAGCCTACGGTCGCCAGTTGCCCCACCCCGATGCCGGTGTGCTGGGTGCGCAATCGCGGCACTTTAACTATCCGGAACAGAGCCGCAGCAAGAGCCTGGCCGATGCGCCGGAGTTGGGCATCAAGACCTGCTTCAGTTCCGACTCGTTTTCCGTGTACCGGCGCAGCGTGCTGGAAGCAGTGGGCGGTTTTCCAGCAGATGTGATCGGTAGCGAAGACGCCTTTGTCGCTGCGCGCATGCTGCTTGAAGGCTACAAGGTGCGCTACGCCGCCACGGCGCGGGTGCATCACTCCCACGATTACAAACTCATGGATGAGTTTCACCGCTACTTCGATATCGGCGTGTTCTACGGCCGCGAACCGTGGATCAAACAGGCCTTTGGCGACGCGGGGGGCGAAGGCAAGCGCTATGTGCTGGCCGAACTCGCGGCCTTGCGCAAAGCCGGGGCCTTGCACCGCGTCCCCGAAGTGCTGGTGCGCAGTGCATTCAAACTGCTCGGCTACCGGCTGGGCCATCTGGAGCGTCGCCTCCCCCTCGCCCTCAAGCGGCGCATCAGCATGTTTCCCGGTTATTGGAGGTGA
- a CDS encoding mannose-1-phosphate guanylyltransferase/mannose-6-phosphate isomerase, with the protein MNTLNGLIPCIISGGSGTRLWPVSRQNMPKPFMRMRDGQSLLQKTFQRAAKLPGVESVLTVTNRDLLFRTLDDYRLVNKAHLPLDLLLEPFGRNTAAAIAVAALHVQEHFGGDAQLLVMPADHLILNEVAFAAAVTQARDLAEAGYLVTFGIQPDHPETGFGYIEQGEPLSTGNRVKRFVEKPDLATAQAYLDGGKHLWNAGMFCFKASTLVDELAAHAPDVLEAARAALDHSQSLQNKTSRQRELDSEAFGSAPDISIDVALMEKSKQVAVVPCDIGWSDIGSWEALRQLTPSDAHGNQVNGEAILHDVHNCYIDSPKRVLGAVGVRDLIIVDTPDALLIADAHRSQDVRYIVAELKRQNHPAYSLHRTVTRPWGTYTVLEESSRFKIKRIVVKPQASLSLQMHHHRSEHWVVVSGAAQITNGEREFLINANESTYIPAGHKHRLTNPGIIDLVMIEVQSGEYLGEDDIVRFDDIYGRAPAEVKK; encoded by the coding sequence ATGAATACCCTCAACGGATTAATTCCCTGCATCATTTCCGGTGGTTCGGGCACGCGGCTGTGGCCGGTGTCCCGGCAGAACATGCCCAAGCCGTTCATGCGCATGCGCGACGGCCAGAGCCTGCTGCAAAAAACCTTCCAGCGCGCCGCCAAATTGCCCGGCGTGGAAAGCGTGTTGACGGTGACCAACCGCGACCTGCTGTTCCGCACCCTGGATGACTATCGCCTGGTCAATAAGGCCCACCTGCCCCTGGACCTGTTGCTGGAGCCGTTCGGCCGCAACACGGCGGCGGCAATTGCCGTGGCGGCGTTGCACGTGCAGGAACACTTCGGCGGCGACGCACAGTTGCTGGTGATGCCCGCCGACCATTTGATCCTCAATGAGGTGGCGTTCGCCGCAGCCGTGACCCAGGCCCGCGACCTGGCCGAGGCTGGCTACCTGGTGACCTTCGGCATCCAGCCGGATCATCCGGAAACCGGCTTTGGCTACATCGAGCAAGGCGAGCCGTTGAGCACGGGCAACCGGGTTAAACGCTTTGTCGAAAAACCCGACCTGGCCACTGCCCAGGCCTACCTCGACGGCGGCAAACACCTGTGGAACGCCGGCATGTTCTGCTTCAAGGCCAGCACGCTGGTGGACGAGCTCGCGGCCCATGCGCCCGACGTGCTGGAAGCTGCGCGCGCCGCCCTCGACCACAGCCAGAGTCTGCAGAACAAGACCTCGCGCCAGCGCGAACTGGACTCGGAGGCCTTTGGCAGCGCGCCGGATATTTCCATCGACGTGGCGCTGATGGAGAAGTCCAAGCAAGTCGCCGTGGTGCCCTGCGACATCGGCTGGAGCGACATCGGTTCCTGGGAAGCCCTGCGCCAGCTCACCCCCAGCGACGCCCATGGCAACCAGGTCAATGGCGAAGCGATTCTGCATGACGTGCACAACTGCTACATCGACTCGCCCAAGCGCGTACTGGGCGCGGTGGGCGTGCGCGACCTGATCATCGTCGACACCCCGGACGCCCTGCTGATCGCCGACGCCCATCGCAGCCAGGATGTGCGCTACATCGTCGCCGAGCTCAAGCGCCAGAACCATCCGGCGTACAGCCTGCACCGCACGGTCACCCGACCGTGGGGCACCTACACCGTGCTGGAAGAAAGCAGCCGCTTCAAGATCAAGCGCATCGTGGTTAAGCCCCAGGCGTCGCTGTCGTTGCAGATGCACCACCACCGCAGCGAGCACTGGGTGGTGGTCAGCGGTGCGGCGCAGATCACCAACGGCGAGCGCGAATTCCTGATCAACGCCAACGAGTCCACCTACATCCCCGCCGGGCACAAACACCGCCTGACCAACCCCGGCATCATCGACCTGGTGATGATCGAGGTGCAGAGCGGCGAATACCTGGGCGAGGACGACATCGTGCGCTTCGACGACATCTACGGGCGCGCCCCGGCTGAAGTGAAAAAATGA
- a CDS encoding undecaprenyl-phosphate glucose phosphotransferase gives MREKSSVDSLFLTRAGFVEFFVVFVKLIHGLTAILPPLVLVLFLDPMDPELRAHFLGLLVFFAVLTIILFQALGIYSEELFSNRLRLKTKIKAWTAAFCILLFMYQILQFFPQLTPRNLVTWYVASLALFCLERLVMLRLYRRLMRSGKYLQRTVILGFTDTAVHVADHLQRNGDIRSGLIGFIDDRTERIPKELSNLPLLGNTRDLEKLIRAEQVNQVMICLPWAAEQRIHGLVNRLRQLSVNVMLVPDMAALRYGHSKITDVGGILMFNTSQLPLRGWSPVIKRCEDLLLASLALVALSPVMLATAIAIKLDSKGPVLFRQNRYGYNDNEIRVFKFRSMYTDQSDFTAERQTTREDPRITRVGRIIRKTSIDELPQLFNVLLGNMSMVGPRPHATATKAAGIPFEVAVSEYSSRHRVKPGITGWAQINGYRGETDTLFKIQKRVEYDLEYISKWSVWFDLYIVFMTVPAVLSTKEVY, from the coding sequence ATGCGAGAGAAGTCGTCCGTCGACAGTTTGTTTTTAACACGCGCCGGTTTTGTTGAGTTCTTTGTTGTTTTCGTCAAGTTGATCCATGGCCTGACGGCCATTTTGCCCCCACTGGTCCTGGTGCTCTTCCTGGACCCGATGGACCCTGAGCTGCGCGCCCATTTCCTGGGGCTGCTGGTGTTTTTCGCGGTCCTGACCATTATTCTGTTTCAGGCCCTGGGCATCTATTCCGAAGAATTGTTCAGCAACCGGCTGCGCTTGAAAACCAAGATCAAGGCCTGGACGGCGGCCTTTTGCATCCTGCTGTTCATGTACCAGATCCTGCAGTTCTTCCCACAGTTGACCCCGCGCAACCTAGTGACCTGGTACGTCGCCAGCCTGGCGCTGTTCTGCCTTGAACGCCTGGTGATGTTGCGCCTGTACCGTCGGCTGATGCGGTCCGGCAAATACCTGCAACGCACGGTGATCCTGGGCTTTACCGACACGGCCGTGCACGTCGCTGATCACTTGCAGCGCAACGGGGATATCCGTTCCGGCCTGATCGGTTTCATCGACGACCGCACCGAGCGCATTCCCAAGGAACTGAGCAACCTGCCATTGCTGGGCAACACCCGCGACCTGGAAAAACTGATTCGCGCAGAGCAGGTCAATCAAGTGATGATCTGCCTGCCCTGGGCCGCCGAGCAGCGCATCCACGGTTTGGTCAACCGCCTGCGGCAGTTGTCTGTCAACGTGATGCTGGTGCCGGACATGGCCGCCCTGCGCTACGGCCACAGCAAGATTACCGACGTGGGCGGCATCCTGATGTTCAACACTTCGCAACTGCCGCTGCGCGGCTGGTCGCCGGTGATCAAACGCTGTGAGGATTTGCTGCTCGCCAGCCTGGCCTTGGTCGCGCTGTCGCCGGTGATGCTGGCAACGGCGATTGCGATCAAGCTCGACTCCAAGGGCCCGGTGCTGTTTCGCCAGAATCGCTACGGCTACAACGACAATGAAATCCGCGTGTTCAAGTTCCGCTCGATGTACACCGACCAGAGCGACTTCACCGCCGAACGCCAGACCACCCGCGAAGATCCGCGCATCACCCGCGTGGGCCGCATCATCCGCAAGACCAGCATCGACGAGCTGCCGCAACTGTTCAATGTGCTGCTGGGCAACATGTCCATGGTCGGCCCTCGCCCGCATGCCACGGCGACCAAGGCGGCCGGCATTCCCTTTGAAGTGGCGGTCAGCGAGTACAGCTCACGGCACCGGGTCAAGCCGGGTATCACCGGCTGGGCGCAGATCAATGGTTACCGGGGCGAGACCGACACCCTGTTCAAGATCCAGAAACGTGTCGAGTACGACCTGGAGTACATCTCCAAGTGGTCGGTGTGGTTTGACTTGTACATCGTCTTCATGACGGTCCCGGCCGTCCTTTCCACCAAGGAAGTCTATTGA
- a CDS encoding LysE family translocator, with translation MIDLATLAVFSGAVLLLLLSPGPNMAFVISHGVTHGWRGGMASALGIGVADLLLTALTATGVTALVASWPPSFDLIRYAGVVYLLWLVFKTLQKNAGGDAVHVSRVPLGRVFLQAMLNSLLNPKALLFFLVFLPQFVRPEAGSIAVQLMVLGGVLTLIAAVFHVLLGVFGGALSRFFARRSKGAWLQKWGLATVLTVLAVRLAVMSRPS, from the coding sequence ATGATCGACCTTGCGACCCTGGCGGTATTTTCCGGTGCAGTGCTGTTGTTGTTGCTATCGCCGGGGCCGAACATGGCCTTTGTGATCAGCCATGGCGTGACCCACGGCTGGCGTGGTGGGATGGCGTCGGCCTTGGGCATCGGCGTCGCTGACCTGTTGCTGACGGCCTTGACGGCTACCGGGGTGACGGCGTTGGTTGCCAGTTGGCCGCCATCCTTTGACCTGATCCGGTATGCCGGGGTGGTCTACTTGCTGTGGTTGGTGTTCAAGACGTTGCAGAAAAATGCTGGAGGCGACGCTGTGCATGTCAGTCGTGTGCCCTTGGGGCGGGTGTTTCTGCAAGCCATGCTCAACAGTTTGCTCAATCCCAAGGCTTTGCTGTTTTTTCTGGTGTTCTTGCCGCAGTTTGTACGGCCGGAGGCGGGGTCTATTGCGGTGCAGTTGATGGTGCTGGGGGGCGTGCTGACCTTGATTGCAGCGGTGTTTCATGTGCTGCTGGGGGTGTTTGGTGGAGCGCTCAGCCGGTTTTTTGCCAGGCGCTCAAAGGGTGCCTGGTTGCAGAAGTGGGGGTTGGCGACGGTGCTGACGGTGCTGGCGGTGCGTTTGGCGGTGATGTCTCGGCCATCCTGA
- the inhA gene encoding isonitrile hydratase — MTLQIGFVLFPGIQQLDLTGPYDVLGSLPDVQLHLVWKDLEPVTSSTGLVFTPTMTYADCPRLDVICVPGGSGVGALMEDPLTLDFLKVQAQTARYVTSVCTGSLVLGAAGLLRGRKATTHWAYHDLLAPLGAIPVQERVVRDGNLLTGGGITAGIDFALTLAGELYSEAAAQLVQLQIEYAPAPPFDSGRPDTAPKHVLEEANKRTAESRRVRGEIVARAAARLG; from the coding sequence ATGACCTTGCAGATTGGCTTTGTGTTGTTCCCCGGCATCCAGCAACTGGACCTCACCGGTCCTTATGACGTGTTGGGTTCGTTGCCGGATGTGCAGTTGCACCTGGTGTGGAAAGACCTGGAACCGGTCACTTCCAGCACCGGCCTGGTGTTCACACCGACCATGACCTACGCCGATTGCCCGCGCCTGGATGTGATTTGCGTGCCCGGAGGCTCAGGTGTTGGGGCGCTGATGGAAGATCCGCTGACGTTGGACTTCCTCAAGGTACAAGCCCAGACCGCGCGCTATGTGACGTCGGTGTGCACCGGCTCGCTGGTACTCGGCGCCGCCGGTTTGTTGCGCGGGCGCAAGGCGACGACGCACTGGGCCTATCACGACCTGCTCGCCCCGCTCGGTGCGATCCCGGTGCAAGAACGCGTGGTGCGCGACGGCAACCTGTTGACCGGTGGCGGCATTACGGCTGGCATCGACTTTGCCCTGACGTTGGCGGGCGAGTTGTACAGCGAAGCGGCGGCGCAGCTGGTGCAGTTGCAGATTGAATATGCGCCGGCACCGCCGTTCGATTCCGGGCGTCCGGACACGGCGCCCAAGCATGTGTTGGAGGAAGCCAACAAGCGCACGGCGGAATCGCGCAGGGTGCGTGGGGAGATCGTTGCGCGGGCTGCGGCTCGGTTGGGGTGA
- a CDS encoding GlxA family transcriptional regulator — protein sequence MPRIVHVLAFDNAQVLDVTGPLQVFASTNDLARQRGLPLPYAVSVIAAQAEPVMTSAGLALLAQPLPALDAPCDTLVIAGGWGVYGAAEDPALVEWVREKARHTRRMTSVCTGAFLLAASGMLDGCRVATHWTRCEELARKFPALTVESNPIFIQQGAVWTSAGVTAGIDLCLALVEEDLGRAVALEVARHLVVFLKRPGGQSQFSVTLSLQKDDSRFAELHAWIAEHLTLDLSISTLAAQAGMSERSFVRHYRAETGQTPARAVELIRVETARRQLADSAVSIKRIAVQCGFGSEETLRRSFLRALSITPQAYRERFSPSSSSSASSVACGAS from the coding sequence ATGCCCAGAATCGTCCACGTACTCGCTTTCGATAACGCCCAGGTGCTCGATGTCACCGGGCCGTTGCAGGTGTTCGCCTCCACCAATGACCTGGCGCGTCAACGCGGCCTGCCGTTGCCCTACGCCGTGTCGGTGATCGCCGCGCAAGCGGAGCCGGTGATGACGTCGGCTGGCTTGGCACTGCTGGCCCAGCCGCTGCCCGCCCTCGATGCGCCGTGCGATACGTTGGTGATTGCCGGCGGCTGGGGCGTTTACGGCGCCGCCGAAGACCCGGCGCTGGTGGAGTGGGTGCGCGAGAAAGCCAGGCATACCCGGCGCATGACCTCGGTGTGTACCGGCGCGTTTTTGCTGGCCGCCAGCGGCATGCTCGATGGCTGTCGGGTGGCCACCCACTGGACGCGTTGTGAAGAACTGGCGCGCAAATTCCCGGCGTTGACGGTGGAGTCCAACCCGATCTTTATCCAGCAAGGCGCCGTCTGGACATCCGCCGGTGTCACTGCTGGCATCGACCTGTGCCTGGCGCTGGTGGAAGAAGACCTGGGCCGCGCCGTGGCCCTGGAAGTGGCGCGGCACCTGGTGGTGTTCCTCAAGCGTCCCGGCGGCCAGTCCCAATTCAGCGTGACCCTGTCCCTGCAAAAAGACGACAGCCGCTTCGCCGAACTCCACGCCTGGATCGCCGAACACCTCACCCTGGATTTGAGCATCTCGACTCTGGCCGCCCAAGCCGGCATGAGCGAACGCAGCTTTGTACGCCACTACCGCGCCGAAACCGGCCAGACCCCGGCACGCGCCGTCGAATTGATCCGCGTCGAAACCGCGCGCCGGCAGTTGGCTGACAGCGCAGTATCGATCAAACGCATCGCCGTGCAGTGTGGCTTTGGCAGCGAAGAGACCCTGCGTCGCAGCTTCCTGCGCGCCTTGTCGATCACACCCCAGGCTTACCGTGAACGCTTTTCGCCAAGCAGCTCCAGCAGCGCATCAAGCGTGGCTTGCGGTGCTTCCTGA